The Phaeobacter gallaeciensis DSM 26640 genomic sequence ACACTGTAGCGAATGTAATGAGTGCTTTTTCCATCTTTGAGCGCCTTTCAACTGAGCGTGTTCGTTACGCTGTGTGTGAAACAAGCATGGCACCCTGCCGCACGGATTTATTGCGCCGGCGCATCATGGTTTTGCGAAAAGACATCAGGTGAACACCCGTTCCCGGCGCATCATGCAGCTGGGCATTCCCTGTCGGGTAAACATGGGTTTTGCGACAATCGCGCTGATACTCTGGCCCGGACCGACATTGATTTCGGGTCACTCTGGACGCAGCGAGAACGTACAGTCTGCTTTCCTCCAGAGACGAGCGCGCCGGGCCCCGGAGTTAGTGGCCGGAACCCACGTCAGATTGTGGCATGTCCTGTATTCTGAGAGGCGGTCAACCGGGGTCAACACCAGGTGCCGCCAAACACCACAGGGTGATCATCTTGGTGTTTATTGTTCCACAGGAATAATTTTGTTTTCTTCGGAACTTGTCAAAGTTGGGTGGATCCACAGGTCGTCGCCAGAATTCTTCATATTTTTGATAGCATCGGAGTCGACATTAATGTCCAGGTGGTATGCAGTTTCGTCGGAGCCGTACAACCCAGTTTGCTGCGAAGTTGCGAGATTCGTTCCACTCAGTGATTGCTTTGATGACAGGAACGGGAACCCCTCACCGACGGCAACACCTTCAGGCCTGATTGTGATTTGTTGGGTATGGGCCATCTGGTCCGCGTTGTTGAGCGCTTGCGATGCGGAGGCGCGCGCACCATGGGCTTTCCCGCCGAAGCCGTGGCCACTCAAGGGCCCGGCCATGGAGGCTCCGGCGCTCATGAGCAGGGCGAATACGGTGGTGGCGGTGATCATTGTCTTTTGCATCTGTCTTCTCCTCTGGGGGGTTGAGCGTGTGTTCCGCTGTCTGTGCAATCAATCTGGCAGTTCACGGCCCGGATTTATTGCGCTGGCAATTCAAGGTTTTGCGAAAAAGCGCCAAGTGACCACCCGTTCGCAACGCCACCTGCACCGGGCCAGCTTCAGTCAAGCCAACACTGGTTTGACGGCAGGTCCCCGCAAAACTGAACTGATCTGCGTTACTTCCGGCAACACGCTGCCCTTGATGCCCAAAGCCAAGGTTCGGCTCGCTGTCGGTGAAACATAGGTGAAAGCCTAAACTATCGTGTGCCGCACGTTGCATGAATGGCAGTATTCTCGATTGGCATCTGGTTTACGGGATGCGATGGCTGAGCTACCCGGATGAGTGTAAACCTGAAGGAGAGGCAGTGCAGTCACGCATGACATTTTGTTGTTTAGGGATACTGGTTCTCTGCGTTACTGTAGCTGGGTCAGCAACATCCGCACAAAACCAGAAACCGATCCACAACGTATTTTTCGGGTTCGACTTTGTTCTGCAACCTTTGACCGTCAAGTGGGCTTGCGGAGGCCAAAAAGATCGAGACTTATCCCAAATTGAAACGCTGGTTATTGCTTTTCCTGAAGATGCGGAACGAGCGGGATTAACATCTATGGTCGCCGCGCTGAGCAAAATGGAAACTGGACCGGAAAGCCTGCAACAGGTTCTTGGCGCTGAGTTGAACGGTCAGCAAGTCGATCAGTTGTGCGCGGTGGCACTGCCGTTGAATATCGATTGGGTTACCCCAGAGCAATTCATCATGGGCGACGAAAGCGATATTCCTGACGCACAAAAAGCGGCATGGGTCGACTTTTTTTCGGTAGTTGAAGGTTTTCAGTAGTTTCTGTTCATATGCCCGGACGGGCATTCAAATTGCTAAAGCCAAAACCCATTTCGTCAGCCCTGTGGACCATTCTACACCCGTAGTGAAGGTCTGGTCTGGACCTGAAACGCTTTTGTGGTTTGGGTCAGGGCTTCATGATGCCGCTTTTGACAGGATGCAGAAAACCCGCCGTATCGGATGGACCTGCGCGGCAGTCCGCATTCCTCCTGTCGACATTCCCAGGCTACCACAATCATAGCCTACCTATGTGCCACAGATAGGATTGGCGGGTGACACAGTTCCCCAGTTACGCACGGGTCCTCCTGCCCGGGGAGCGCGTTAAGCAGCGGCCTATCCGCAGTCCCTGCACTCCGCTCGGTCCAATGGAATAGATATCGGCACACGCAGGTTTAAGGTCCAAGGATTTAGGGCGCGCGCAGCTCGTCGGCAGGTCTGCCATCCCAGTTTTTCAGAGCCCATGGTACGTCGGCCTGCCCCGCTAACGAACCACTTTGGACAGTTCCGATTGCCAATGAGCCTGCCGCTTATCAGTCATATTGGCCCCCACGCTGCTGTGCAGCCGCTCGCTGCTGTCCAACCCGACCCGGCGTTTGCCGCGCAGCAGGAAAATCTTGCCCCAGCCGCGCCACGTTCCGACCGAGGGGGCGGTCGGATCGACCGAAAATCGCATGCGCCAGTCACGCGGCAGCGGTAGCCCGCAGTTTTCCGCCCGTTCCAACATCCAGACCAGCGAGACATTGGACAACGGCCTAGCCTCTTCAAATCCGCCCAGCTGCCCGCCCACATCGCCGTGGCTGCCGCGAAACCAGACCTGTTCAACCTTGCCATCGTGCCCATCAGGGCATTCCCAGAGGACCGGTGCAAAAACCTGCCGGGTCTCATCCAGCGCCAGCGCGTGAAAACCGTTTTTTACGTGTTTGCCCAGCTGATGGTTGTGAAACCCGTGTCGCCGCTCTGCCCAGCGCCACAACAGTGGCAGCCGCAGGCCCAGCGCCTTCACCGTGTCCCAGACGCCAACCATCTCAATCTCTACATCCCGGTGGCAATAACGCTCCGTGAAAGTGGAGGCAACACAGCCCCCGGTTTGCGCTGCCGCCTGCGCGGTGGCGCCCGCGTCATTCGTCTCGCCCGTGTCCGGTCTCTCCGGCGTCAGCCGCGCCTGCGCCGTGCCCGGCCCGCTGGCCGAAGCACCACCGCATTGATAGTGCCGATAGGCGGTGCGGATATTGCGCACGGTCGCATGTTCTGCCTTCAGCAGGCCGACCTCGTCAATAACCCCGGCGAGCGAGCGCACCGCATAGGCGCCCCGCGAATAGCCCATGAGATAAATCCGGTCCCCCGGGCGGTAGCGCGAGGCGAGATAGCCATAGGCGCGACGGATCTGGCGGTTGATGCCCCGCCCGATCATCACATCCGCCGTCTTGCGCCAGCTCTGCCACTGCACCCCCGCCTCATAGAAGACAGAGACCTGCGGCCCGACCTCCTGACACAGCCGGTAGACCATGCCAGCGTGGGTTTCATGCCCCGGTTCCAATGTCGACATGGTGCCATCAAGGATGATCAGATGGGCCTGCGGCCCGCGCAGCTTGGTCTCGGCAGAATGCTCGGAGCGCAGCGGGCGCCCAAGCCATCCCAGGATCCTCTTACTCAGCTGCGTCAGCGACATTCCTCAATGCTTCCCATAGTCTAAGTGGTGTGTACGGCATCTCGATCTGCCTCACGCCGCGCGGATGCACCGCATCCTGAACGGCATTGGCGACCGCTGCCAGCGCCCCCACGGTCCCGGCCTCGCCGCAGCCTTTCATACCCATCGGGTTCTGGGTCGATGGCACCGGCGCAAAGCCTACGTCAATCATCGGCACATCGGCCGCACGCGGCAAGGCGTAGTCCATAAACGATGCTGTGAGCAGTTGCCCATCGGCATCATAGACCACCCGCTCCAGCAGCGCCTGCCCCATCCCCTGCACCACCCCGCCATGCACCTGACCTTCGGCCAGCAGCGGGTTGATCAGGTTACCAAAATCATCGACCACCGTATAGCGGTCCACATGGCTGACGCCTGTTTCGGGGTCGATCACGATCTCGGCAACATGGGCGCCGTTCGGAAACGAGCGCCCCGGCAATTTGGCCCGTGCCGTGTGACGCAGCAACCCGTGACACCCCTGCGCACGGGCCATCTCAGCGGCCTCCACCAGGGTCGGCCGCTGGTTGCTTCCCGGCGCGCTGAACTGCTCACCATCAAAGCTGACAGACTCAGGCTCCACGCCCAATTGCTCCGCCAAAAAGGGAGTGAAGGCGTCGATCATCACATCTACTGTGGCGAGCGTGGCATTGGCCTGAGTGGTCACTGACCGCGATCCACCGGTACCGCCCCCCTGGGCGATGCGGTCGCTATCGCCTTGGATTACCGTGATATCTTCCGCCGGGATGCCGGTCTGGTCCGCCAGAAACTGCGCATAGACCGTCTCATGGCCCTGCCCGTTGCTTTGCGTCCCGACATAGATGCTCACCCGACCCTCCTCTTCAAAGGCGACTTCCGCGCTTTCTGAAGGATCGCCCAAAATACTTTCGATATAGTAACACAGGCCAACGCCCCGTAAATTTCCCTGCAACGCATCAGCCTCACGTCGGGCCGCAAACCCCGCCAGATCCGCCGCCGCTTCGGTGCGGGCCAGCAGCTGATGGAAATCGCCGACATCATAGGTCTCATCCGTTGCGGTCTTGTACGGGAACTGATCCGCACGGATGAAATTCCGCCGCCTCAGCTCCCACGGGTCAACCCCCAGCTCGCGCGCGGCATGATCCATCGCCCGCTCCAGCACATAGATCGCCTCAGGACGTCCAGCCCCGCGATAGGCATCCACCTGCGCGGTATTGGTATAAATCCCCTCCACCCGCAGCCAGGTGGTGTCGATATCATAGACCCCCGCCAGCACCCGGCTGAACAGCTGCGTCTGCACCGGCTGGCCGAAATGGGAATTATACGCCCCCAGATTACACTGTGAGTGAACCCGGTAGCCGGTAATGCGCAGGTCCGCGTCAAAAGCCAGTTCCGCGAGTGAAGTCAGATCCCGCCCGGCATTGTCGCTCAGCATCGCCTCGCTGCGATCCGACATCCACAGCACGGGCCGCCCCAGCAGACGCGCAGCCTGGGCCACGACAAAATACTCAGGATACGGCATCGCCTTCATGCCAAAGCCGCCGCCGACGTCCGGCGTGGTGACATGCACATCCTCGGATGCCAGTCCCAGCTTGTCGCTGAGCTGCTTTTTCATCGCCCAGACGCCCTGCCCGCCATAGGTGAACTGCAAACGGCCCTCGGCCCAATTGGCAAAACAGCCGCGCGGTTCCATCGTGTTGACGATGATCCGGTTGTCCTCAACCTGAAGCGCCACGCGATGCGCCGCCGACGCGAAGGCCGCCTCGGTTGCCGCCTCATCGCCGATGCCCCAGTCAAAGGCCCGGTTGTCCGGCGCCTCCGCGTGCAGCTGTTCGCCGCCCACTGCCAGATCCACCTTGGCCGGCAGGTCGTCGATATCCAACTCAATCATCTCACCCGTATCACGGGCCTGTTCCAGCGTCTGCGCGATCACCACGGCGATTGGTTCCCCCACGAAGCGCACGCGGTCACGGGCCAGCATCGGGCGTTCCGGCGCAGCGGCTTTGCTGCCATCGCGGTTGTCCACCAATGCGCCATCCATACCCACACTGATGCCAGCGGCCTCAAGATCAGCCAGTGTCAGAATGGCCTGCACGCCCTCGGCCTCGCGGGCCATCTCAAGATCCAGATGAGTGATGGTGCCATGGGCCACCGGGCTGCGCAGGACCCAGGCCCGCAATGCCCCTGCCGGAGCAATATCCTCAAGATAACGTCCCTGACCGGTCAGGAACCGCATATCCTCAACCCGCCGCACCGGTTGGCTTTTGCCGAATTTATCCATCTCTGCCCCTGCCCTCACTGATATGCCGGACCTGTTTTGCCGATGGCAAACGCAGAAACGCGGCGCGCAGGTATATGCCCTGCGCACCGCGCCAATTGATCCCGTCAGGAGCGACAGTAGCCTTACGGGCGCGCTTGTCCAGACAGCTCGATCACCGTCGCCACGTCAGACAGACCATAGCCGTTGAACTGCGTGCTCATAGCCGAGGAATAGGCGCCAAGACCGGGGAACAGCACATAGTCACCAATCTGCGTATCGCTTGGCAGCGGCAGCCCATCCGGCAGCCGGTCCAAACTGTCGCAAGTGGGGCCAAAAACCACGCGCGGCTGGGCGTCTGCCTCCCGGCGGGTGCCATCAGCGGCGACCACTTCGACCCGCCCCGGCAGTCCCATGTCACGGATATCCACCAGACCGCCATAGATCCCGTCGTTGAGGAACACCACCTCACCGGCTTTGCGCATTCCCTTGATCCGCGCCGCCAGCGTAAAGCTCTCCGACACCATAGCGCGGCCCGGCTCGCAGATCAGCACCGGTTGCTCAGCACCAAAGGCTGCCTCAGCCGCCGCTGAAATCGCGCCAAAAACCTTCTCCAGATCCGGCGCCACACCATCACGGTTCGCCGCAAAACCACCGCCGACATTCAGCCGCGCGATCTTCACGCCTGCTGCGTCGATAATGCGCTTGGCAGCGTGAACATATTCGACCCAGGCGCTCTCTTCCTCGCACTGCGTTCCGGGGTGGAAGCACAGCGCAGGCGTCCAGCCTTCTGCCGCCACCCGCTTCAGCAACTCCACCGCCAGATCCGGCTCTGCACCGAATTTGCTGCCAAAATCATAGGCCGCGCCCGCCACCGGCAGGGCAAAGCGCACAGCGATTTCACAGCTTTTGGGCACATCGGCCAGCTTGTCCAGCTCGCTCGGCTCATCCACCGACCAGCTGGCCACCCCATGGGCGATACCCGCCGCAATCTCCACGTCCGAGCGGACCGGGTTGTTGTAGTGCATCACCGCATCCGGGCTGGCGGCACGCACCGCATCCATTTCCGCAGGCGAGGCCACATCAAAACCAGTGATCCCCGCCGCCACCAGATTGGACAGCACCGCCGGATGCGGGTTGGCCTTCACCGCGTAGGTCACCAGCCCCGGAAATCCGCGCTGAAACCGGTTGGCCACCTCATGCAGCACCCGCGGCGAAAAATACAGGATCGGGTGATCCGGTGTGCTGCGCGCCAAATGGGTTTCAGGGGAAAGCCAGAGAGGAGGGATCTGCTGCATGGATATCGGCCTTAATTGGATGTTTTTCCCAGTTTCTGCCACTGCGCCGTCGATTTCGTCCGTCACATTGCCTATAGTGACGAAAAATAACGTCATATCGTAGGCTATATATGCAAACCGACGAAATCGACCAAAACCTCCTGACGCTCCTGCGGGAAAACGCCCGCCGCCCGGTGGCCGATCTGGCACGCCGTCTGGGCCTTGCGCGCACCACAGTGCAGGCGCGGATCGAACGATTGGAAACCTCCGGCGTGATCAGCGGCTACACGCTGCGCATCTCGGCACAAGCGCGCCCGCCCTTACAGGCCACCGTGCTGATCTCGATTGAGCCACGCTCCGGCCCTGAGGTTCTGGCCCGACTGCGGGGATTGCCGGGCGTCGAGGTGGTGCATACCACCTCAGGCCGGTTTGATCTCCTGGCGCAGGTGGTCGCGCAGACCACCACCGAACTGGACGAGACGATTGATCGCATCGGCGAGGCACGCGGCGTGCGCTCCTCCGAAAGCCTGATCCATCTGGCCACAAAACTGGACCGCACCGGCCAGTAGATCGCCCGCGCAAGGCGAACCAGCTGCCGCAAAAATCATGTCGCAAAACTCGTGCGCCCGGCCACCCCTGCGGTATCCGCATCAAGGGTGCCCGGGCGGCTTGAAACCAGAGGCATCGGCAAACGGGACCCGAGGGAGATCCCGGTGAAAAAGGCGGCTTGGAACTCCACCCCGGTTGATCAGGTGCGACATCACTCACTGTCATCTGCATCCCGATCCCCCCACCACTTACCGTGCCGGATTAACCTTAAAACGCCGTTATCGCCGGGATCGTTCCCTAATATTTTTGATATTCTCAGGATCCTTGACGCTCCCCCCTTGGCAGGCCCGCCTATGGAGACTTTCCCTTTGCCGCACCATTCGGTATGGGATGAGCCGATCAGACAGATACGCAGGCAGGACATTCCGATGGCGATGGACAAGACATTTAACGCAGCCGAAGCTGAAGCCCGGCTTTCCGAGGCCTGGGAGACAGCAGGCTGTTTCCGCGCAGGCGCAAATGCCAAGCGCAGCGAAACCTACAGCGTTATGATCCCGCCCCCGAATGTCACCGGCGTCCTGCATATGGGCCATGCCTTCAACAACACGCTTCAAGACATCCTGATCCGCTGGAAACGGATGCAGGGCTATGACACGCTCTGGCAGCCCGGCACCGACCACGCCGGCATCGCCACCCAGATGGTGGTGGAGCGTGAGCTGGCAAAAACCCAGCAGCCCTCCCGTGGTGAGCTGGGCCGCGAGAAATTTCTGGAGAAAATCTGGGAATGGAAAGAGCAATCCGGCGGCACCATCATCAATCAGCTAAAACGCCTTGGTGCCTCCTGTGATTATGACCGCACCGCCTTCACCATGGCGGGTGCGCAGGGCGACACCCGCACGGGCCATGAGAATTCCCCCAACTTCCACGACGCCGTGATCAAGGTCTTCGTGGAGATGTACAACAAGGGGCTGATCTACCGCGGCAAACGGCTGGTGAACTGGGACCCGCATTTTGAAACCGCGATCTCCGACCTTGAGGTGGAGAATATCGAGGTTGCGGGCCACATGTGGCACTTCAAATACCCGCTCGCCGGTGGCGCCACCTACACCTATGTCGAGAAGGACGAGGACGGCAACGTCACGCTGGAGGAAGAGCGCGATTATATCTCCATCGCCACCACCCGGCCTGAGACCATGCTGGGCGACGGCGCGGTGGCTGTGCATCCTTCGGACGAACGCTACGCCCCCATCGTGGGCAAGCTGGTCGAAATTCCGGTCGGCCCCAAGGAACACCGCCGCCTGATCCCGATCATCACGGATGAATACCCGGACAAGGATTTCGGCTCTGGTGCCGTGAAGATCACCGGCGCCCATGATTTCAACGACTATCAGGTCGCCAAACGCGGTGGCATTCCGATGTACCGCCTGATGGACACCAAAGGCGCCATGCGCTCAGACGGGGACGCCTATGAGGCCGCCGCGACCATCGCCATGGCTGTCGCCAAAGGGGAGCGCAGCCTGACCGAGGCTGAGACCGACGCCATCAACCTTGTGCCCGATGACCTGCGCGGTCTGGACCGGTTCGAGGCGCGCAAACTGGTGGTCGATCAGATCACCAGCGAAGGTCTTGCCGTGATGACCACCGTTACCACCAAGATAAAGGATGAAGACGGCAACGAGAGCGACATCTCCGAAACCGTGCCCATGGTCGAGAACAAGCCAATCATGCAGCCCTTTGGCGACCGTTCCAAAGTGGTGATCGAGCCGATGCTGACCGACCAGTGGTTCGTGGACGCCGCCAAGATCGTCGGCCCGGCGCTGGACGCCGTGAAAGACGGCACCGTCAAGATCCTGCCGGAGTCGGGCGAGAAGACCTATTACCACTGGCTGGAAAACATCGAACCCTGGTGCATCTCGCGTCAGCTGTGGTGGGGCCACCAGATTCCGGTTTGGTACGGGCCTGTCAAAGAAGATCTACAAGAGATACCCCGAAATACCGGACGGACAGCTCACAACACCAGAACGCCCCGTGAGTTTGTCGGTGCCTCTTTGTCGGAGGTCCGAAAGCAAGCCGCAGAATACTATGGGGCGAACGTCGCAGTCGGCTTTTACTTTGACGGTGTTGACGAATCTCGTGAGGCATCTGATAACATTCCGGCATTCCGATACGGTCGAGGAACGTATCCACTCTACGATGAGAACCGCGATAAGTTCTTTTCCAGCGGCGACCACTATGTTCAACTCACCCGCGACCCAGACGTGCTGGACACCTGGTTCTCCTCCGGTCTCTGGCCGATCGGCACACTCGGCTGGCCGGAGCAGACCGAGGAACTGGCAAAATACTTCCCGACCTCAACCCTGGTCACCGGTCAGGACATTCTGTTCTTCTGGGTTGCCCGGATGATGATGATGCAGCTGGCGGTTCTGGATCAGGATCTGCCGGTTGAAAAACGCATCCCGTTTGACACGGTTTACCTCCATGGCCTCGTCCGCGACGCCAAGGGCAAGAAGATGTCGAAATCCACCGGCAACGTGGTCGATCCGCTGGAGATCATCGACGAATACGGCGCCGATGCGCTGCGCTTCACCAATGCGGCGATGGCCAGCCTTGGTGGCGTGCTGAAGCTCGACATGCAGCGCATTGCAGGCTACCGCAACTTTGGCACCAAACTGTGGAATGCGGTGAACTTCGCCCATTTCAACAACGTCTATGATGCCGAAACCCCGGCCTATGCCTGCCCCGACGCAAAGGCTGCCGTGAACCAATGGATCATCGGTGAGACCGCCAAGGTCCGCGTGGACGTGGACGCCGCTCTTGAGGCCTTCCGTTTCAACGACGCGGCCCTCGGCCTCTACGCCTTTGTCTGGGGTAAGGTCTGCGATTGGTACATCGAACTCAGCAAACCGCTGTTCAACTCCGAGGATGAAGCGGTGATCGCCGAGACCCGCCAGACGCTGGGCTGGGTGCTGGATCAGTGCATGATCCTCCTGCATCCGATCATGCCCTTCATCACCGAGGAACTCTGGGGCAACACGGCCAAGCGCGACACTATGCTGGTGCATGAAGACTGGCCGACCTATGGCACCGAGTTGGTCAACGCCGATGCGGACGCCGAAATGAACTGGGTGATCACCGCCATTGAAAACATCCGCTCCACCCGCGCGCAGATGCATGTGCCCGCCGGAGCCAAGATCCCGATGGTGGTGACAGAATTCTCCGATCAGGCCCGCAATGCCTGGGAGAAGAACGAGGCGATGATCCAGAAACTCGCCCGGATCACCACGCTGGAACAGGTCGAGAGCTTCCCCAGAGGCTGCGCCTCCGTGGCGGCCCCCGGTGCCTCCTTCGGCCTGCCGCTGGCGGATGTGATCGACGTGGACGCTGAAAAGGCGCGTCTGGAGAAAACCCTCGGCAAGCTGGCCAAGGAGCTGGGTGGCCTGCGCGGGCGTCTGAACAACCCCAAATTCGCCGCCTCCGCCCCGGAAGAGGTCGTCGCCGAAGCCCGCGAAAACCTACGCCTGCGCGAGGAAGAAGAAGCCAAGGTCAAAGAGGCGCTGGCGCGTCTGGCCGAAATCGGCTGATCAAA encodes the following:
- a CDS encoding DUF2235 domain-containing protein; this encodes MSLTQLSKRILGWLGRPLRSEHSAETKLRGPQAHLIILDGTMSTLEPGHETHAGMVYRLCQEVGPQVSVFYEAGVQWQSWRKTADVMIGRGINRQIRRAYGYLASRYRPGDRIYLMGYSRGAYAVRSLAGVIDEVGLLKAEHATVRNIRTAYRHYQCGGASASGPGTAQARLTPERPDTGETNDAGATAQAAAQTGGCVASTFTERYCHRDVEIEMVGVWDTVKALGLRLPLLWRWAERRHGFHNHQLGKHVKNGFHALALDETRQVFAPVLWECPDGHDGKVEQVWFRGSHGDVGGQLGGFEEARPLSNVSLVWMLERAENCGLPLPRDWRMRFSVDPTAPSVGTWRGWGKIFLLRGKRRVGLDSSERLHSSVGANMTDKRQAHWQSELSKVVR
- a CDS encoding xanthine dehydrogenase family protein molybdopterin-binding subunit, which produces MDKFGKSQPVRRVEDMRFLTGQGRYLEDIAPAGALRAWVLRSPVAHGTITHLDLEMAREAEGVQAILTLADLEAAGISVGMDGALVDNRDGSKAAAPERPMLARDRVRFVGEPIAVVIAQTLEQARDTGEMIELDIDDLPAKVDLAVGGEQLHAEAPDNRAFDWGIGDEAATEAAFASAAHRVALQVEDNRIIVNTMEPRGCFANWAEGRLQFTYGGQGVWAMKKQLSDKLGLASEDVHVTTPDVGGGFGMKAMPYPEYFVVAQAARLLGRPVLWMSDRSEAMLSDNAGRDLTSLAELAFDADLRITGYRVHSQCNLGAYNSHFGQPVQTQLFSRVLAGVYDIDTTWLRVEGIYTNTAQVDAYRGAGRPEAIYVLERAMDHAARELGVDPWELRRRNFIRADQFPYKTATDETYDVGDFHQLLARTEAAADLAGFAARREADALQGNLRGVGLCYYIESILGDPSESAEVAFEEEGRVSIYVGTQSNGQGHETVYAQFLADQTGIPAEDITVIQGDSDRIAQGGGTGGSRSVTTQANATLATVDVMIDAFTPFLAEQLGVEPESVSFDGEQFSAPGSNQRPTLVEAAEMARAQGCHGLLRHTARAKLPGRSFPNGAHVAEIVIDPETGVSHVDRYTVVDDFGNLINPLLAEGQVHGGVVQGMGQALLERVVYDADGQLLTASFMDYALPRAADVPMIDVGFAPVPSTQNPMGMKGCGEAGTVGALAAVANAVQDAVHPRGVRQIEMPYTPLRLWEALRNVADAAE
- a CDS encoding type III PLP-dependent enzyme; the encoded protein is MQQIPPLWLSPETHLARSTPDHPILYFSPRVLHEVANRFQRGFPGLVTYAVKANPHPAVLSNLVAAGITGFDVASPAEMDAVRAASPDAVMHYNNPVRSDVEIAAGIAHGVASWSVDEPSELDKLADVPKSCEIAVRFALPVAGAAYDFGSKFGAEPDLAVELLKRVAAEGWTPALCFHPGTQCEEESAWVEYVHAAKRIIDAAGVKIARLNVGGGFAANRDGVAPDLEKVFGAISAAAEAAFGAEQPVLICEPGRAMVSESFTLAARIKGMRKAGEVVFLNDGIYGGLVDIRDMGLPGRVEVVAADGTRREADAQPRVVFGPTCDSLDRLPDGLPLPSDTQIGDYVLFPGLGAYSSAMSTQFNGYGLSDVATVIELSGQARP
- a CDS encoding Lrp/AsnC family transcriptional regulator, whose protein sequence is MQTDEIDQNLLTLLRENARRPVADLARRLGLARTTVQARIERLETSGVISGYTLRISAQARPPLQATVLISIEPRSGPEVLARLRGLPGVEVVHTTSGRFDLLAQVVAQTTTELDETIDRIGEARGVRSSESLIHLATKLDRTGQ
- a CDS encoding valine--tRNA ligase, whose product is MAMDKTFNAAEAEARLSEAWETAGCFRAGANAKRSETYSVMIPPPNVTGVLHMGHAFNNTLQDILIRWKRMQGYDTLWQPGTDHAGIATQMVVERELAKTQQPSRGELGREKFLEKIWEWKEQSGGTIINQLKRLGASCDYDRTAFTMAGAQGDTRTGHENSPNFHDAVIKVFVEMYNKGLIYRGKRLVNWDPHFETAISDLEVENIEVAGHMWHFKYPLAGGATYTYVEKDEDGNVTLEEERDYISIATTRPETMLGDGAVAVHPSDERYAPIVGKLVEIPVGPKEHRRLIPIITDEYPDKDFGSGAVKITGAHDFNDYQVAKRGGIPMYRLMDTKGAMRSDGDAYEAAATIAMAVAKGERSLTEAETDAINLVPDDLRGLDRFEARKLVVDQITSEGLAVMTTVTTKIKDEDGNESDISETVPMVENKPIMQPFGDRSKVVIEPMLTDQWFVDAAKIVGPALDAVKDGTVKILPESGEKTYYHWLENIEPWCISRQLWWGHQIPVWYGPVKEDLQEIPRNTGRTAHNTRTPREFVGASLSEVRKQAAEYYGANVAVGFYFDGVDESREASDNIPAFRYGRGTYPLYDENRDKFFSSGDHYVQLTRDPDVLDTWFSSGLWPIGTLGWPEQTEELAKYFPTSTLVTGQDILFFWVARMMMMQLAVLDQDLPVEKRIPFDTVYLHGLVRDAKGKKMSKSTGNVVDPLEIIDEYGADALRFTNAAMASLGGVLKLDMQRIAGYRNFGTKLWNAVNFAHFNNVYDAETPAYACPDAKAAVNQWIIGETAKVRVDVDAALEAFRFNDAALGLYAFVWGKVCDWYIELSKPLFNSEDEAVIAETRQTLGWVLDQCMILLHPIMPFITEELWGNTAKRDTMLVHEDWPTYGTELVNADADAEMNWVITAIENIRSTRAQMHVPAGAKIPMVVTEFSDQARNAWEKNEAMIQKLARITTLEQVESFPRGCASVAAPGASFGLPLADVIDVDAEKARLEKTLGKLAKELGGLRGRLNNPKFAASAPEEVVAEARENLRLREEEEAKVKEALARLAEIG